One Novosphingobium sp. G106 DNA segment encodes these proteins:
- a CDS encoding nuclear transport factor 2 family protein translates to MTTSSSTAETNKQLVLTAAQELFGNLDLTAIDRYWGDTYIQHNPLYPDGKEQIRALIQGAIDSGVPINAEVKRVAADGDLVWIHAKSFFFGKELATVEIFRVENGKIVEHWDVIQEVPAEAANSNTMF, encoded by the coding sequence ATGACGACATCATCATCGACGGCCGAGACCAATAAGCAACTCGTCCTCACAGCGGCGCAGGAGCTCTTCGGCAATCTGGATCTGACCGCGATCGATCGTTATTGGGGGGATACCTATATTCAGCACAACCCGCTCTACCCTGATGGGAAGGAACAGATTCGAGCACTTATTCAGGGCGCCATCGACAGCGGTGTGCCGATCAACGCGGAAGTCAAGCGTGTGGCCGCCGACGGCGATCTGGTCTGGATTCATGCGAAGAGCTTTTTCTTCGGGAAGGAGCTTGCAACAGTCGAGATATTCCGTGTCGAAAACGGCAAGATCGTGGAGCACTGGGACGTCATTCAAGAAGTGCCGGCTGAAGCAGCAAACAGCAATACAATGTTCTAG
- a CDS encoding NADH:flavin oxidoreductase — protein sequence MSSAPNDVLFRPFRVKSLELKNRFVMAPMTRFHAPAGVPGESNAAYYRRRAEGQVGLILSEGTVVGRPASRSHAAIPFFHGESALAGWKTVIDAVHDAGGRMGPQIWHTGAAEPVDPDWTPEGLVESPSGLLAPGATHGKTMSEEDIADTIAAFAAAAADAKRLGFDTVEIHGAHGYLVDQFFWSGTNERNDRYGGPGIRDRSRFAMELVTEIRKAVGPDFPILLRVSQWKLKDYAARIAETPQELEDWLLPLVEAGVDILHCSQRRFWDPEFPELDGENGLNLAGWAKKLTGAPTISVGSVGLTNDFFSSNGGELSGAASLDRLIERMEREEFDLIAVGRALISDSHWVEKVRGNHRGGMKGFDPAAIGELI from the coding sequence ATGTCCTCAGCCCCCAATGACGTTCTGTTTCGACCCTTTCGCGTGAAGTCCCTCGAACTGAAAAATCGGTTCGTCATGGCGCCGATGACGCGCTTCCATGCGCCGGCTGGCGTTCCTGGCGAGAGCAACGCCGCTTACTATCGGCGCCGCGCCGAAGGACAGGTCGGGCTTATCTTGTCCGAAGGAACAGTCGTCGGCCGACCTGCCTCGCGCAGCCATGCCGCTATCCCATTCTTCCACGGCGAGTCAGCCCTGGCCGGATGGAAGACTGTGATCGATGCGGTACATGACGCCGGCGGACGCATGGGCCCGCAGATCTGGCACACTGGCGCCGCTGAGCCGGTTGACCCTGACTGGACGCCCGAGGGCCTCGTTGAAAGCCCGTCTGGCCTGCTCGCGCCCGGCGCCACGCATGGCAAGACCATGAGCGAGGAAGATATCGCGGACACCATCGCTGCCTTCGCTGCTGCGGCCGCCGATGCGAAACGCCTCGGTTTCGACACGGTCGAGATCCACGGCGCGCATGGTTATCTGGTTGACCAGTTCTTCTGGTCCGGCACCAACGAGCGCAATGATCGCTATGGCGGTCCGGGCATCCGCGATCGTTCGCGCTTCGCAATGGAACTCGTCACCGAGATCCGCAAGGCGGTCGGTCCCGATTTCCCGATCCTTTTGCGCGTCAGCCAATGGAAACTGAAGGACTATGCCGCGCGCATCGCTGAGACACCGCAGGAATTGGAAGATTGGTTGCTTCCGTTGGTCGAGGCCGGGGTCGACATCCTTCACTGCTCGCAACGCCGCTTCTGGGACCCGGAATTCCCGGAACTTGACGGCGAGAACGGTCTCAACCTCGCTGGATGGGCGAAGAAGCTAACCGGTGCGCCGACCATCAGCGTCGGCTCTGTCGGATTGACCAACGATTTCTTCAGTTCCAATGGCGGCGAGCTTTCCGGTGCGGCAAGTCTCGACCGGCTGATCGAGCGAATGGAGCGCGAAGAGTTCGACCTGATCGCGGTCGGTCGCGCGCTTATCAGCGATTCCCACTGGGTCGAAAAGGTCAGAGGAAACCATCGCGGCGGCATGAAGGGCTTCGATCCCGCAGCGATCGGCGAACTGATCTAG
- a CDS encoding helix-turn-helix domain-containing protein yields MEACQATRFAAECPARVLFDQIADKWSMMVLTVLDSGPLRFNAVKRQLEGVTQKALTQCLRRLERNGLVTRRVIPASPVAVEYEITPLGRSLQEPFKALYEWTLASLPQVELARQSFDERIAA; encoded by the coding sequence ATGGAAGCTTGCCAGGCCACGCGTTTCGCCGCCGAATGTCCCGCCCGCGTGCTGTTTGATCAGATCGCCGATAAGTGGTCGATGATGGTCCTGACTGTCCTGGATTCAGGGCCCTTGCGTTTCAATGCCGTAAAACGTCAATTGGAGGGCGTCACGCAAAAGGCGCTTACGCAATGTCTCCGCCGGCTAGAGCGCAACGGGCTGGTCACTCGCCGGGTGATCCCTGCGTCCCCGGTTGCCGTTGAATATGAGATCACGCCGCTGGGCCGTTCGCTGCAAGAGCCGTTCAAGGCGCTTTACGAATGGACTCTTGCGAGTTTGCCGCAGGTGGAACTGGCGCGGCAATCCTTTGACGAGCGCATTGCGGCCTGA
- a CDS encoding NAD(P)/FAD-dependent oxidoreductase, with translation MNGGVTGFSIDGIDVDGLRTRYAEERERRLNPAKLDQYAEVEGKLDHFRDDARVETPLIRDPVDETVEALVIGGGFGGLLMAGNLKKAGIDELRIIEKAGDFGGVWYWNRYPGAQCDIESYIYLPMLEEVGYAPKEKYAYATEIFEHARRLGNHFDLYDKALFQTQVESMTWDEAAARWTVRTDRGDIVRARYVMTASGPLNRPKLPRIAGIDRFNGKLFHTSRWDYRYTGGDQDGGLTGLADKRVAVLGTGATAIQCVPFLARDAEHLYVVQRTPSSVGRRGNAPTDAAWWGSLVPGWQRDRMDNFNAIIAGAKTEKDLVQDGWTEIFHDLFVGWRPDDDQALTPQEAGRLAELADLRKGEQMRAWVEAHVDRTEVAEGLKPWYGALCKRPAFNDDYLPTFNRDNVTLIDTRGLGLDEVTETAMIFAGVEYPVDCIIFATGFEVGTAKNRSSGVAIRGVGGELLTDHFANGPRTFHGFYVHGFPNLFLLGSGNNGIKANFTDMLGEQAEHIAGVIARARARGAQRIEATAEAEAAWRETIVEKSQPLRSVLAHCTPGYFSGEGDIEKSWSANTYGGGPLEFSALLKDWRDRGDHAGLSIT, from the coding sequence ATGAACGGTGGGGTTACCGGTTTCTCGATCGACGGCATCGATGTGGACGGCTTGCGCACGAGGTACGCAGAAGAACGCGAGCGGCGCCTTAATCCGGCGAAGTTGGACCAATATGCCGAGGTCGAGGGCAAACTGGATCATTTTCGCGACGATGCTCGCGTGGAAACGCCACTCATCCGCGATCCCGTCGATGAAACCGTTGAAGCACTCGTCATCGGTGGCGGTTTCGGCGGGCTGCTGATGGCGGGAAATTTGAAGAAGGCGGGCATCGACGAACTTCGGATCATCGAAAAGGCAGGCGACTTTGGCGGGGTCTGGTATTGGAACCGATATCCCGGCGCGCAGTGCGACATCGAATCCTACATCTATCTACCGATGCTCGAAGAAGTCGGTTACGCTCCGAAAGAGAAATACGCTTACGCAACTGAAATCTTTGAACATGCCCGCCGCCTGGGCAACCATTTTGACCTTTACGACAAGGCGCTGTTTCAAACGCAGGTCGAGAGCATGACCTGGGATGAAGCGGCGGCGCGATGGACTGTCCGCACCGATCGGGGCGACATTGTCAGGGCGCGCTATGTCATGACGGCCAGCGGGCCGCTCAATCGCCCCAAGCTGCCTCGCATTGCGGGCATCGATCGTTTCAACGGCAAGCTGTTCCACACCAGCAGATGGGATTATCGCTATACGGGTGGCGATCAGGATGGCGGTCTGACGGGTCTTGCGGACAAGCGGGTGGCCGTGCTGGGCACAGGCGCGACGGCCATTCAATGCGTGCCCTTTCTAGCGCGCGACGCAGAGCATCTTTATGTCGTGCAGCGCACACCCTCGAGCGTCGGAAGGCGCGGCAACGCGCCCACGGATGCGGCATGGTGGGGGTCGCTTGTCCCCGGATGGCAGCGTGATCGGATGGACAATTTCAACGCGATAATCGCCGGTGCCAAGACCGAGAAAGATCTCGTACAGGATGGCTGGACGGAGATATTCCATGATCTCTTCGTCGGCTGGCGTCCGGACGATGACCAAGCACTGACACCGCAGGAGGCGGGGCGCCTCGCCGAGCTTGCCGATCTTCGCAAGGGCGAGCAGATGCGGGCGTGGGTAGAAGCGCATGTGGATCGCACGGAAGTCGCCGAAGGCCTGAAGCCCTGGTATGGTGCGCTGTGCAAGCGGCCAGCGTTTAACGATGACTATCTGCCGACATTCAATCGCGACAATGTGACCCTGATCGATACGCGCGGGCTCGGATTGGACGAGGTTACCGAAACGGCGATGATTTTCGCTGGCGTAGAATATCCGGTCGATTGCATCATTTTTGCAACCGGGTTCGAGGTTGGCACCGCAAAGAACCGCAGTTCCGGTGTCGCAATACGCGGCGTCGGTGGCGAGTTGCTGACCGATCATTTCGCGAACGGCCCTCGGACATTTCATGGCTTTTATGTCCATGGATTCCCGAACCTGTTCCTGCTCGGATCGGGCAACAACGGCATAAAGGCTAACTTTACCGACATGTTGGGGGAGCAGGCCGAACATATTGCCGGGGTCATTGCCCGCGCGCGCGCGCGCGGCGCGCAGCGGATCGAAGCGACCGCCGAGGCGGAAGCCGCCTGGCGCGAGACCATTGTCGAGAAATCACAGCCGCTGCGGTCGGTTCTTGCCCACTGCACGCCGGGCTATTTCAGCGGAGAAGGCGACATCGAGAAAAGCTGGTCCGCAAACACATATGGCGGCGGACCGTTAGAGTTCTCCGCGCTGCTCAAAGACTGGCGCGACCGCGGCGACCATGCGGGTCTGAGCATCACCTAG